One part of the Arabidopsis thaliana chromosome 4, partial sequence genome encodes these proteins:
- the PLP4 gene encoding PATATIN-like protein 4 (PATATIN-like protein 4 (PLP4); CONTAINS InterPro DOMAIN/s: Acyl transferase/acyl hydrolase/lysophospholipase (InterPro:IPR016035), Patatin (InterPro:IPR002641); BEST Arabidopsis thaliana protein match is: Acyl transferase/acyl hydrolase/lysophospholipase superfamily protein (TAIR:AT4G37070.2); Has 2044 Blast hits to 2033 proteins in 371 species: Archae - 0; Bacteria - 489; Metazoa - 210; Fungi - 168; Plants - 876; Viruses - 0; Other Eukaryotes - 301 (source: NCBI BLink).): protein MDTERGSISSSEISRTAHLQDRTVACLPPSYGQLVTILSIDGGGIRGIIPGTILAYLESQLQELDGEEARLVDYFDVISGTSTGGLIVAMLTAQDQSGGHSRNSNRPLFEAKEIVPFYLKHSPKIFPQPRGIFCGWGETIVRLVGGPKFNGKYLHDLVEGFLGDTKLTQSLTNVVIPCFDIKKLQPVIFSSYQAVNNQAMNAKLSDICISTSAAPTFFPAHRFTNEDSEGIKHEFNLIDGGIAANNPTLCAIAEVTKQIIKKNPVMGDISPLDFTRFLVISIGTGSIRNQEKYNAKMASKWGLMCWVFESGSTPILDCYSEAIHDMVDYQSSVVFQALRSEKNYLRIDDDSLKGDLGSVDISTEKNMEGLVEVGEALLKKRVSRVNLESGHYQPISENVTNEEALKRFAKVLSEERKLRESRSPKLKI from the exons ATGGATACAGAGAGAGGATCAATAAGTTCATCAGAAATATCCAGAACTGCTCATCTACAAGATAGAACAGTTGCTTGTCTTCCTCCTTCGTACGGACAACTTGTGACCATTCTTAGCATCGATGGTGGTGGAATCCGTGGGATCATTCCCGGCACAATCTTAGCTTACCTTGAATCACAACTTCAG GAATTGGATGGTGAGGAGGCAAGGCTTGTGGATTATTTCGATGTCATCTCAGGAACAAGCACCGGAGGTTTGATAGTGGCGATGTTGACCGCACAAGACCAAAGCGGTGGCCATAGCCGCAACAGCAACCGCCCTTTGTTTGAGGCCAAAGAAATCGTCCCTTTTTATCTCAAACACTCACCCAAAATCTTTCCACAGCCACG AGGGATATTCTGTGGTTGGGGTGAAACCATAGTGAGACTTGTAGGAGGACCCAAGTTCAACGGTAAATACCTTCATGACTTAGTTGAAGGTTTCTTGGGCGACACAAAATTAACTCAATCTTTGACAAACGTTGTCATACCTTGCTTCGACATCAAGAAACTCCAACCAgttatcttctcttcttaccAG GCGGTGAATAATCAAGCTATGAACGCAAAACTATCAGACATATGTATAAGTACATCTGCGGCACCAACTTTTTTCCCGGCTCATCGATTCACCAATGAAGACAGTGAAGGAATTAAACATGAATTCAACCTCATTGATGGTGGCATCGCTGCCAATAACCCG acGTTATGTGCCATTGCGGAAGTGACAAAACAGATAATAAAGAAGAATCCTGTAATGGGAGATATAAGCCCATTAGATTTTACGAGGTTTCTGGTGATATCGATAGGTACAGGTTCCATAAGGAATCAAGAGAAGTACAATGCGAAAATGGCATCGAAATGGGGATTGATGTGTTGGGTCTTTGAAAGTGGATCAACTCCAATTCTTGATTGTTACAGTGAAGCTATTCATGACATGGTTGATTACCAAAGCTCTGTCGTCTTTCAAGCTCTTCGTTCCGAGAAGAATTATTTACGTATCGAT GATGATTCGTTGAAGGGTGACTTAGGTTCAGTGGACATATCAACAGAAAAGAACATGGAAGGTCTTGTTGAAGTTGGTGAAGctttattaaagaaaagagtCTCTCGTGTCAATCTCGAAAGCGGCCATTATCAACCTATTTCCGAAAATGTGACTAATGAAGAAGCTCTCAAAAG GTTTGCAAAAGTTCTGTCAGAAGAAAGGAAGCTCAGAGAATCAAGATCTCCTAAACTcaagatatga
- the PLP5 gene encoding PATATIN-like protein 5 (PATATIN-like protein 5 (PLP5); FUNCTIONS IN: phospholipase activity, nutrient reservoir activity; INVOLVED IN: metabolic process, lipid metabolic process; LOCATED IN: cellular_component unknown; EXPRESSED IN: cotyledon, root, leaf; CONTAINS InterPro DOMAIN/s: Acyl transferase/acyl hydrolase/lysophospholipase (InterPro:IPR016035), Patatin (InterPro:IPR002641); BEST Arabidopsis thaliana protein match is: Acyl transferase/acyl hydrolase/lysophospholipase superfamily protein (TAIR:AT4G37070.2).): MENESPSKKNMPPSCGTLVTILSLDGGGVRGIIAGVILAYLEKQLQVYIYINFSRMQVTKIVDTYDRIITRHANFVVELDGEHVRVADYFDVIAGTSTGGLVTAMLTAPDENGRPRFAAKEIVPFYLEHCPKIFPQPTGVLALLPKLPKLLSGPKYSGNYLRTTLGKLLGETKLRQTLTNVVIPTFDIKTLQPTIFSSYQALTDPSLDVKVSDICIGTSAAPTYFPPYYFSNEDSQGKTRHFNLVDGGVTANNPTLVAMTAVTKQIVNNNPDMGTLNPLGYDQFLVISIGTGSAKKEERYSAKKAAKWGIISWLYEDGTTPILDITFESSRDIVHYHSSVVFKALQSEDKYLRIDDDTLEGDASTLDLSTKSNLENLIKLGEKMLTNRVMQMNIDTGTYEPAAENINNDEQLKRFAKILSEERKLRRKRSDKMTKDSSIGSQEIK; this comes from the exons ATGGAGAACGAATCGCCCTCCAAGAAAAACATGCCGCCATCGTGCGGAACACTCGTAACCATCCTCAGCCTCGATGGTGGTGGAGTCAGAGGAATCATCGCCGGAGTAATCCTTGCCTATCTCGAAAAACAACTTCAGgtttatatctatataaatttcaGTAGAATGCAAGTTACTAAGATAGTAGATACATATGATAGGATCATAACTCGCCATGCGAATTTTGTAGTA GAACTAGATGGAGAACACGTGAGGGTAGCTGATTATTTCGACGTGATAGCCGGAACTAGCACCGGTGGTCTTGTGACGGCGATGTTGACTGCACCGGACGAGAACGGTAGACCTCGTTTCGCGGCTAAAGAAATTGTGCCGTTTTACCTTGAACATTGTCCCAAGATATTTCCCCAGCCCAC AGGCGTGCTTGCTCTGTTACCGAAGCTTCCTAAGCTTCTGTCTGGTCCAAAGTACAGCGGAAACTATCTGCGAACTACACTTGGTAAGCTTCTTGGAGAGACAAAACTTCGCCAGACACTCACAAACGTTGTTATACCTACCTTCGACATCAAGACACTTCAACCCACTATTTTCTCATCTTACCAG GCGTTGACTGATCCTAGCTTGGACGTCAAGGTATCGGACATATGCATCGGCACATCAGCTGCTCCCACTTACTTTCCTCCTTATTACTTTTCCAACGAAGACAGTCAAGGCAAGACTAGGCATTTTAACCTCGTTGATGGCGGGGTTACTGCTAATAACCCG ACTTTGGTGGCCATGACTGCTGTGACGAAGCAGATTGTGAATAATAACCCTGATATGGGTACTCTCAATCCGTTAGGTTACGACCAGTTTCTCGTTATATCGATAGGAACAGGATctgcaaaaaaagaagagaggtaCAGCGCAAAGAAGGCTGCAAAATGGGGAATCATATCTTGGTTATATGAAGATGGAACTACTCCGATATTAGACATTACCTTTGAATCAAGCCGCGACATAGTCCATTATCACAGCTCTGTTGTGTTTAAAGCCCTACAATCTGAAGACAAGTACCTCAGAATCGAT GATGATACATTGGAAGGAGATGCAAGCACTCTGGATCTATCGACAAAGtctaatttagaaaatcttataaaacttGGAGAGAAGATGCTGACAAACAGAGTCATGCAAATGAACATCGACACTGGTACATATGAACCTGCTGCTGAAAATATTAACAATGATGAACAACTCAAGAG gTTTGCGAAAATCCTCTCCGAGGAAAGGAAATTAAGGAGAAAGAGGAGCGACAAAATGACTAAAGATTCATCAATCGGATCACAAGAGATCAAGTAA
- the PLP5 gene encoding PATATIN-like protein 5 (PATATIN-like protein 5 (PLP5); FUNCTIONS IN: phospholipase activity, nutrient reservoir activity; INVOLVED IN: metabolic process, lipid metabolic process; LOCATED IN: cellular_component unknown; EXPRESSED IN: cotyledon, root, leaf; CONTAINS InterPro DOMAIN/s: Acyl transferase/acyl hydrolase/lysophospholipase (InterPro:IPR016035), Patatin (InterPro:IPR002641); BEST Arabidopsis thaliana protein match is: Acyl transferase/acyl hydrolase/lysophospholipase superfamily protein (TAIR:AT4G37070.2); Has 2144 Blast hits to 2133 proteins in 387 species: Archae - 0; Bacteria - 506; Metazoa - 233; Fungi - 187; Plants - 895; Viruses - 0; Other Eukaryotes - 323 (source: NCBI BLink).) produces MENESPSKKNMPPSCGTLVTILSLDGGGVRGIIAGVILAYLEKQLQELDGEHVRVADYFDVIAGTSTGGLVTAMLTAPDENGRPRFAAKEIVPFYLEHCPKIFPQPTGVLALLPKLPKLLSGPKYSGNYLRTTLGKLLGETKLRQTLTNVVIPTFDIKTLQPTIFSSYQALTDPSLDVKVSDICIGTSAAPTYFPPYYFSNEDSQGKTRHFNLVDGGVTANNPTLVAMTAVTKQIVNNNPDMGTLNPLGYDQFLVISIGTGSAKKEERYSAKKAAKWGIISWLYEDGTTPILDITFESSRDIVHYHSSVVFKALQSEDKYLRIDDDTLEGDASTLDLSTKSNLENLIKLGEKMLTNRVMQMNIDTGTYEPAAENINNDEQLKRFAKILSEERKLRRKRSDKMTKDSSIGSQEIK; encoded by the exons ATGGAGAACGAATCGCCCTCCAAGAAAAACATGCCGCCATCGTGCGGAACACTCGTAACCATCCTCAGCCTCGATGGTGGTGGAGTCAGAGGAATCATCGCCGGAGTAATCCTTGCCTATCTCGAAAAACAACTTCAG GAACTAGATGGAGAACACGTGAGGGTAGCTGATTATTTCGACGTGATAGCCGGAACTAGCACCGGTGGTCTTGTGACGGCGATGTTGACTGCACCGGACGAGAACGGTAGACCTCGTTTCGCGGCTAAAGAAATTGTGCCGTTTTACCTTGAACATTGTCCCAAGATATTTCCCCAGCCCAC AGGCGTGCTTGCTCTGTTACCGAAGCTTCCTAAGCTTCTGTCTGGTCCAAAGTACAGCGGAAACTATCTGCGAACTACACTTGGTAAGCTTCTTGGAGAGACAAAACTTCGCCAGACACTCACAAACGTTGTTATACCTACCTTCGACATCAAGACACTTCAACCCACTATTTTCTCATCTTACCAG GCGTTGACTGATCCTAGCTTGGACGTCAAGGTATCGGACATATGCATCGGCACATCAGCTGCTCCCACTTACTTTCCTCCTTATTACTTTTCCAACGAAGACAGTCAAGGCAAGACTAGGCATTTTAACCTCGTTGATGGCGGGGTTACTGCTAATAACCCG ACTTTGGTGGCCATGACTGCTGTGACGAAGCAGATTGTGAATAATAACCCTGATATGGGTACTCTCAATCCGTTAGGTTACGACCAGTTTCTCGTTATATCGATAGGAACAGGATctgcaaaaaaagaagagaggtaCAGCGCAAAGAAGGCTGCAAAATGGGGAATCATATCTTGGTTATATGAAGATGGAACTACTCCGATATTAGACATTACCTTTGAATCAAGCCGCGACATAGTCCATTATCACAGCTCTGTTGTGTTTAAAGCCCTACAATCTGAAGACAAGTACCTCAGAATCGAT GATGATACATTGGAAGGAGATGCAAGCACTCTGGATCTATCGACAAAGtctaatttagaaaatcttataaaacttGGAGAGAAGATGCTGACAAACAGAGTCATGCAAATGAACATCGACACTGGTACATATGAACCTGCTGCTGAAAATATTAACAATGATGAACAACTCAAGAG gTTTGCGAAAATCCTCTCCGAGGAAAGGAAATTAAGGAGAAAGAGGAGCGACAAAATGACTAAAGATTCATCAATCGGATCACAAGAGATCAAGTAA
- the PLP1 gene encoding Acyl transferase/acyl hydrolase/lysophospholipase superfamily protein (PLP1; CONTAINS InterPro DOMAIN/s: Acyl transferase/acyl hydrolase/lysophospholipase (InterPro:IPR016035), Patatin (InterPro:IPR002641); BEST Arabidopsis thaliana protein match is: PATATIN-like protein 5 (TAIR:AT4G37060.1); Has 2116 Blast hits to 2106 proteins in 385 species: Archae - 0; Bacteria - 498; Metazoa - 234; Fungi - 173; Plants - 892; Viruses - 0; Other Eukaryotes - 319 (source: NCBI BLink).): MENKSPSKKNKPPSCGSLVTILSLDGGGVRGIIAGVILAFLEKQLQELDGEEARLADYFDVIAGTSTGGLVTAMLTVPDETGRPHFAAKDIVPFYLEHCPKIFPQPTGVLALLPKLPKLLSGPKYSGKYLRNLLSKLLGETRLHQTLTNIVIPTFDIKKLQPTIFSSYQLLVDPSLDVKVSDICIGTSAAPTFFPPHYFSNEDSQGNKTEFNLVDGAVTANNPTLVAMTAVSKQIVKNNPDMGKLKPLGFDRFLVISIGTGSTKREEKYSAKKAAKWGIISWLYDDGSTPILDITMESSRDMIHYHSSVVFKALQSEDKYLRIDDDTLEGDVSTMDLATKSNLENLQKIGEKMLTNRVMQMNIDTGVYEPVAENITNDEQLKRYAKILSDERKLRRLRSDTMIKDSSNESQEIK; this comes from the exons ATGGAGAACAAATCGCCctccaagaaaaacaaaccgCCATCGTGCGGATCACTCGTAACCATCCTCAGCCTTGATGGTGGTGGAGTCAGAGGAATCATCGCCGGAGTAATCCTTGCCTTTCTCGAAAAACAACTTCAG GAACTCGATGGAGAAGAGGCGAGGCTTGCGGATTACTTCGACGTGATAGCTGGAACTAGCACCGGTGGTCTTGTGACGGCGATGTTGACTGTACCGGACGAGACCGGTCGACCTCATTTCGCGGCTAAAGACATTGTGCCGTTTTACCTTGAACATTGTCCCAAGATATTTCCCCAGCCCAC AGGCGTGCTTGCTCTGTTACCGAAGCTTCCAAAGCTTCTGTCTGGTCCAAAGTACAGCGGAAAGTATCTGCGAAATCTTCTGAGTAAGCTTCTTGGAGAGACAAGACTTCACCAGACCCTCACAAACATTGTTATACCTACCTTCGATATCAAGAAACTTCAACCCACTATTTTCTCCTCTTACCAG CTGTTGGTTGACCCTAGCTTGGATGTCAAGGTATCAGACATATGCATCGGCACTTCAGCTGCTCCCACTTTCTTTCCTCCCCATTACTTTTCCAACGAAGACAGTCAAGGCAATAAGACGGAGTTTAATCTCGTTGATGGCGCGGTTACTGCTAATAACCCG ACTTTGGTGGCCATGACAGCTGTGTCTAAGCAGATTGTGAAGAATAATCCTGATATGGGTAAGCTCAAGCCGTTAGGTTTCGACCGGTTTCTCGTTATATCGATAGGAACAGGATCAACAAAAAGGGAAGAGAAGTACAGCGCAAAAAAGGCTGCAAAATGGGGGATCATATCTTGGTTATATGACGATGGATCTACTCCGATATTAGACATTACCATGGAATCAAGCCGCGACATGATCCATTATCACAGCTCTGTTGTGTTTAAAGCCCTACAATCTGAAGACAAGTACCTCCGAATCGAT GATGATACATTGGAAGGAGATGTAAGCACTATGGATCTAGCGACAAAGTCTAACTTGGAGAATCTTCAAAAGATTGGAGAGAAGATGCTGACAAACAGAGTCATGCAAATGAACATCGACACTGGTGTATATGAACCTGTTGCTGAAAATATTACCAATGATGAACAGCTAAAGAG GTATGCAAAAATTCTCTCGGACGAAAGGAAATTAAGGAGACTAAGAAGCGACACAATGATTAAAGATTCATCAAATGAATCACAAgagataaaataa
- the PLP1 gene encoding Acyl transferase/acyl hydrolase/lysophospholipase superfamily protein (PLP1; CONTAINS InterPro DOMAIN/s: Acyl transferase/acyl hydrolase/lysophospholipase (InterPro:IPR016035), Patatin (InterPro:IPR002641); BEST Arabidopsis thaliana protein match is: PATATIN-like protein 5 (TAIR:AT4G37060.1); Has 1996 Blast hits to 1989 proteins in 369 species: Archae - 0; Bacteria - 491; Metazoa - 206; Fungi - 135; Plants - 869; Viruses - 0; Other Eukaryotes - 295 (source: NCBI BLink).) — translation MENKSPSKKNKPPSCGSLVTILSLDGGGVRGIIAGELDGEEARLADYFDVIAGTSTGGLVTAMLTVPDETGRPHFAAKDIVPFYLEHCPKIFPQPTGVLALLPKLPKLLSGPKYSGKYLRNLLSKLLGETRLHQTLTNIVIPTFDIKKLQPTIFSSYQLLVDPSLDVKVSDICIGTSAAPTFFPPHYFSNEDSQGNKTEFNLVDGAVTANNPTLVAMTAVSKQIVKNNPDMGKLKPLGFDRFLVISIGTGSTKREEKYSAKKAAKWGIISWLYDDGSTPILDITMESSRDMIHYHSSVVFKALQSEDKYLRIDDDTLEGDVSTMDLATKSNLENLQKIGEKMLTNRVMQMNIDTGVYEPVAENITNDEQLKR, via the exons ATGGAGAACAAATCGCCctccaagaaaaacaaaccgCCATCGTGCGGATCACTCGTAACCATCCTCAGCCTTGATGGTGGTGGAGTCAGAGGAATCATCGCCGGA GAACTCGATGGAGAAGAGGCGAGGCTTGCGGATTACTTCGACGTGATAGCTGGAACTAGCACCGGTGGTCTTGTGACGGCGATGTTGACTGTACCGGACGAGACCGGTCGACCTCATTTCGCGGCTAAAGACATTGTGCCGTTTTACCTTGAACATTGTCCCAAGATATTTCCCCAGCCCAC AGGCGTGCTTGCTCTGTTACCGAAGCTTCCAAAGCTTCTGTCTGGTCCAAAGTACAGCGGAAAGTATCTGCGAAATCTTCTGAGTAAGCTTCTTGGAGAGACAAGACTTCACCAGACCCTCACAAACATTGTTATACCTACCTTCGATATCAAGAAACTTCAACCCACTATTTTCTCCTCTTACCAG CTGTTGGTTGACCCTAGCTTGGATGTCAAGGTATCAGACATATGCATCGGCACTTCAGCTGCTCCCACTTTCTTTCCTCCCCATTACTTTTCCAACGAAGACAGTCAAGGCAATAAGACGGAGTTTAATCTCGTTGATGGCGCGGTTACTGCTAATAACCCG ACTTTGGTGGCCATGACAGCTGTGTCTAAGCAGATTGTGAAGAATAATCCTGATATGGGTAAGCTCAAGCCGTTAGGTTTCGACCGGTTTCTCGTTATATCGATAGGAACAGGATCAACAAAAAGGGAAGAGAAGTACAGCGCAAAAAAGGCTGCAAAATGGGGGATCATATCTTGGTTATATGACGATGGATCTACTCCGATATTAGACATTACCATGGAATCAAGCCGCGACATGATCCATTATCACAGCTCTGTTGTGTTTAAAGCCCTACAATCTGAAGACAAGTACCTCCGAATCGAT GATGATACATTGGAAGGAGATGTAAGCACTATGGATCTAGCGACAAAGTCTAACTTGGAGAATCTTCAAAAGATTGGAGAGAAGATGCTGACAAACAGAGTCATGCAAATGAACATCGACACTGGTGTATATGAACCTGTTGCTGAAAATATTACCAATGATGAACAGCTAAAGAGGTGA
- the PLP1 gene encoding Acyl transferase/acyl hydrolase/lysophospholipase superfamily protein (PLP1; CONTAINS InterPro DOMAIN/s: Acyl transferase/acyl hydrolase/lysophospholipase (InterPro:IPR016035), Patatin (InterPro:IPR002641); BEST Arabidopsis thaliana protein match is: PATATIN-like protein 5 (TAIR:AT4G37060.1); Has 30201 Blast hits to 17322 proteins in 780 species: Archae - 12; Bacteria - 1396; Metazoa - 17338; Fungi - 3422; Plants - 5037; Viruses - 0; Other Eukaryotes - 2996 (source: NCBI BLink).), producing MENKSPSKKNKPPSCGSLVTILSLDGGGVRGIIAGVILAFLEKQLQELDGEEARLADYFDVIAGTSTGGLVTAMLTVPDETGRPHFAAKDIVPFYLEHCPKIFPQPTGVLALLPKLPKLLSGPKYSGKYLRNLLSKLLGETRLHQTLTNIVIPTFDIKKLQPTIFSSYQLLVDPSLDVKVSDICIGTSAAPTFFPPHYFSNEDSQGNKTEFNLVDGAVTANNPTLVAMTAVSKQIVKNNPDMGKLKPLGFDRFLVISIGTGSTKREEKYSAKKAAKWGIISWLYDDGSTPILDITMESSRDMIHYHSSVVFKALQSEDKYLRIDDDTLEGDVSTMDLATKSNLENLQKIGEKMLTNRVMQMNIDTGVYEPVAENITNDEQLKR from the exons ATGGAGAACAAATCGCCctccaagaaaaacaaaccgCCATCGTGCGGATCACTCGTAACCATCCTCAGCCTTGATGGTGGTGGAGTCAGAGGAATCATCGCCGGAGTAATCCTTGCCTTTCTCGAAAAACAACTTCAG GAACTCGATGGAGAAGAGGCGAGGCTTGCGGATTACTTCGACGTGATAGCTGGAACTAGCACCGGTGGTCTTGTGACGGCGATGTTGACTGTACCGGACGAGACCGGTCGACCTCATTTCGCGGCTAAAGACATTGTGCCGTTTTACCTTGAACATTGTCCCAAGATATTTCCCCAGCCCAC AGGCGTGCTTGCTCTGTTACCGAAGCTTCCAAAGCTTCTGTCTGGTCCAAAGTACAGCGGAAAGTATCTGCGAAATCTTCTGAGTAAGCTTCTTGGAGAGACAAGACTTCACCAGACCCTCACAAACATTGTTATACCTACCTTCGATATCAAGAAACTTCAACCCACTATTTTCTCCTCTTACCAG CTGTTGGTTGACCCTAGCTTGGATGTCAAGGTATCAGACATATGCATCGGCACTTCAGCTGCTCCCACTTTCTTTCCTCCCCATTACTTTTCCAACGAAGACAGTCAAGGCAATAAGACGGAGTTTAATCTCGTTGATGGCGCGGTTACTGCTAATAACCCG ACTTTGGTGGCCATGACAGCTGTGTCTAAGCAGATTGTGAAGAATAATCCTGATATGGGTAAGCTCAAGCCGTTAGGTTTCGACCGGTTTCTCGTTATATCGATAGGAACAGGATCAACAAAAAGGGAAGAGAAGTACAGCGCAAAAAAGGCTGCAAAATGGGGGATCATATCTTGGTTATATGACGATGGATCTACTCCGATATTAGACATTACCATGGAATCAAGCCGCGACATGATCCATTATCACAGCTCTGTTGTGTTTAAAGCCCTACAATCTGAAGACAAGTACCTCCGAATCGAT GATGATACATTGGAAGGAGATGTAAGCACTATGGATCTAGCGACAAAGTCTAACTTGGAGAATCTTCAAAAGATTGGAGAGAAGATGCTGACAAACAGAGTCATGCAAATGAACATCGACACTGGTGTATATGAACCTGTTGCTGAAAATATTACCAATGATGAACAGCTAAAGAGGTGA